In Dyadobacter sp. NIV53, a single window of DNA contains:
- a CDS encoding sensor histidine kinase, which translates to MKTILTSFFLGLSLIQVLAQDTTLTLTTKMFNSDQLINLSAMQGWVFKAGHNPDWAKSNTNSANWRSFKPVDISAKDADKNGRFEGWFRLKLRLDSTFNGMSLQAQNGSWVATEVYVDGRRLASFGNTGTNGQPYKDHYFIYQPSIPIQLVPGQVHLVAVHMVDYVSPFSYYSGPKLKSEIFEGTRLIVQLAGPNNSSIALSLLKTDVGYATLWFVTWLLVTICFWLLSWLNFAEKHTIRLLAAVGTFASISNLGRLLFFVNSSFTVFFGQFFIIIICAWLTLSLVMLALMNIFGYRIKRRWSTLLILASIAGAELDRYVADDSVISVAILAQQISILYLIISSWKRLHGAQWAIVVGALSTFVSASVYAVFVFTNISFDFNLLYTILLLGLPISFLIYIALRFKEILTEVRNKADAIVRMTEEKRAILETQNQLLEQQVEARTTELKASQTQLIQKEKLASLGELTAGIAHEIQNPLNFVNNFSEVSNDLVEELKEEALAGHTDDVLAIADDLAQNLQKISHHGGRASSIVKGMLEHSRTGTGERQPTDLNALADEYLRLAYHGLRRSEGRIPGDPAKDQTFNADLKTDFDPNLSRVNVVPQEMGRVLLNLYNNAFYAVKERGALGKGRGLDYQPTVWVSTKLVDKHVEIRVRDNGTGIPEWVKAKIFQPFFTTKPTGEGTGLGLSLSYDIITKGHGGTIELNSVEGDGTTFIIKLPINIL; encoded by the coding sequence ATGAAAACTATACTTACTAGTTTCTTTTTGGGATTGAGTTTGATCCAGGTGTTGGCTCAGGATACTACGCTGACGCTGACCACGAAAATGTTTAATTCCGATCAACTCATTAATCTGTCAGCAATGCAGGGCTGGGTTTTCAAAGCAGGCCATAACCCGGACTGGGCCAAATCAAACACGAATTCAGCCAACTGGCGCAGCTTTAAACCAGTCGACATATCCGCCAAAGACGCAGATAAAAACGGAAGATTTGAAGGCTGGTTCCGACTGAAATTGAGGCTGGATTCTACATTTAATGGCATGTCATTACAGGCTCAGAACGGGAGCTGGGTTGCCACAGAAGTGTATGTGGATGGTCGGCGGTTGGCCTCTTTTGGTAATACCGGTACGAACGGACAACCTTACAAGGATCACTACTTCATCTATCAGCCCTCCATTCCCATACAGCTGGTTCCCGGACAAGTCCATCTGGTCGCTGTTCATATGGTGGATTATGTATCTCCATTTTCCTATTATTCGGGACCAAAACTAAAGTCAGAAATATTCGAAGGCACAAGACTGATTGTTCAGCTAGCCGGTCCGAATAATTCTTCAATTGCACTATCCCTTCTCAAGACAGATGTAGGATACGCCACTTTATGGTTCGTCACATGGCTTCTTGTAACGATCTGTTTCTGGTTATTATCCTGGCTGAATTTCGCAGAAAAACATACAATACGGTTGCTGGCCGCTGTCGGAACGTTTGCTTCAATTTCAAATCTGGGCCGCCTGCTTTTTTTTGTCAATTCGTCGTTCACTGTTTTTTTCGGGCAATTCTTTATTATCATCATTTGTGCGTGGCTAACGTTAAGTCTGGTGATGCTGGCTTTGATGAATATTTTCGGCTATCGAATCAAGCGCCGTTGGTCTACCCTATTGATCCTGGCATCTATTGCCGGAGCTGAACTGGATAGATACGTAGCCGATGACTCGGTTATCTCCGTTGCTATCCTTGCCCAGCAAATATCCATTTTGTATTTAATAATATCCTCCTGGAAACGACTGCATGGCGCTCAATGGGCAATAGTCGTCGGAGCTTTAAGCACTTTTGTGTCTGCTTCGGTATATGCGGTCTTCGTCTTTACTAACATAAGTTTCGATTTTAATCTGTTGTACACTATTCTCTTGCTCGGCTTACCGATTTCGTTTCTGATCTATATTGCTCTTCGGTTTAAAGAGATTCTTACCGAGGTAAGGAACAAGGCGGACGCGATAGTGAGAATGACTGAGGAGAAGCGGGCAATTTTAGAAACTCAAAACCAACTGCTTGAACAACAGGTAGAAGCCAGAACGACAGAACTAAAGGCCTCCCAGACCCAACTCATTCAAAAAGAGAAACTCGCCAGTCTGGGTGAACTCACCGCAGGCATCGCCCATGAAATTCAAAACCCATTAAACTTTGTCAATAACTTCTCAGAAGTGAGTAACGATTTAGTTGAAGAATTAAAGGAAGAAGCCTTAGCTGGACATACTGACGACGTGTTGGCCATTGCCGACGACCTCGCTCAAAACCTGCAAAAAATCAGCCATCACGGCGGCCGCGCCAGCAGTATTGTTAAAGGCATGCTGGAGCATTCCCGCACGGGTACCGGCGAACGGCAACCTACGGACCTTAATGCCCTGGCAGACGAGTATCTGAGATTGGCCTATCACGGACTGAGACGGTCGGAAGGCCGCATCCCCGGCGATCCGGCTAAGGACCAAACTTTCAATGCGGATCTCAAAACTGACTTCGACCCGAATTTAAGCCGGGTTAATGTCGTGCCGCAGGAAATGGGACGTGTTTTACTAAACCTGTACAACAATGCATTTTATGCTGTGAAAGAGCGTGGGGCTCTGGGCAAAGGGCGGGGGTTGGATTATCAGCCAACTGTTTGGGTGAGTACGAAGCTGGTTGACAAACACGTTGAGATTCGCGTTCGTGATAATGGGACAGGTATTCCGGAATGGGTAAAAGCCAAGATTTTCCAGCCTTTTTTTACGACCAAACCCACGGGCGAAGGGACAGGACTGGGACTGAGCCTAAGTTATGATATTATTACAAAAGGACACGGTGGAACAATTGAGTTAAACTCTGTCGAAGGCGACGGAACTACTTTTATTATAAAATTACCTATCAATATTTTATAA